The window TTCCTGATTCCACAGGTGCAAAGAAATCTGCAATGCACAAACGCCGTAAAGATTTTTGGCGTGGGAAATCAAATTGAGCTAACTTTTCTAAATTGCTCGCCTCTTGTCCGGTGATTTTTTCTGGGTTATAAACGTGCAGAGAGTTACCCTCAGCATTACAGGGGAAATATCCATAAACAACCTGCGGATGCAGCAAGTTTTCTGCAATAATTCGCTGCTTCCACTGTTCTAAAATTGGATAAACCTTATCCGCTAAGAATTGGTCGTATTCTTCCCGCGATTGTTCTTTAGGTTTGCGGAATTGCCACTGTCCAGCAATTAAAGCTTGCAAATCTAAATAAGTAAAAATCTCCTCTAAGGAAATGTCCTCTGGCGTGAATATTTTAGTACCCCAGAAAGGCGGAGTTGGGCGTTCAATATCAACAGCAACAGCTTCAGAACGTCGCGTATCAATTACTGCTGGTTCTGCTGGTTTACTATCTGCTTTCTCAACTGCTTCTGGTTTATGACCGTTAGTTGATGCCTGAGATGTTTCGTCTACTTCATCTAGAAATCCTTGAATATCATCCCATTTTTCTGCTGCTTTCGCTGGCATCAATTTATCCATGAAATGCAAGTCAGAAAAGGCATCTTTCCCGTAGACTACCTTACCTTTATAAGTATTCTGACAATCTTCATTAACAAATTTGGGAGTAAGCGCAGCACCACCTAAAATTACTGGTACTGTAATCCCTCGCTCGTTGAATACTTCTAAATTATCCTTCATAAAAGCAGTGGATTTTACCAGTAATCCACTCATGGCAATACAATCAGCTTTGTGCTTTTCGTAAGCATCTAGAATGTTATCGACTGGTTGTTTAATACCAAGGTTAATTACCCGATATCCATTGTTAGAAAGAATGATATCCACAAGGTTTTTACCAATGTCGTGAACATCACCTTTTACTGTTGCAATGATTACAGTACCTTTAGCATTATTACCAGCGTCTTGCTTTTCCATAAATGGCTCAAGATAAGCCACTGCTGCTTTCATAGTTTCGGCTGATTGCAATACGAAAGGCAGTTGCATTTGTCCTGAACCAAATAACTCACCCACCACTTTCATGCCATTAAGCAAGAAGGTATTGATGATTTCTAGAGGTGGATATTTTTCTAAAGCTTTTGCTAGTTGTTCTTCTAAACCGATGCGTTCACCGTCGATAATATGGCGGGTGAGACGTTCTTCTACTGGTAAGTTTACATCCCCAGTGCGATCGCGTTTTGTGGTTTTTCCTTGAAATAACTCAGTCAGTTGCCCTAAAGGATCATAAACGCAAATATCACCATCAAACTTACGTTCATCAAAAATTAACTTGCGGCAAACTTCTTGATGTTCTGGCTCAATCTTAGCTAAAGGTAAAATCTTACTCGCACTTACAATAGCTGCATCCATTCCCGCTTCCATTGCTAAGTGCAAAAACATCGAATTTAGCACTTGACGCGCAGCCGGATTTAAACCAAAGGAAACGTTAGAAACACCTAAAATAACGTGACATCCAGGTAAATCTTGACGAATACGACGAATTGCTTCAATTGTGGCTTTACCATTTGCTCTATCTTCTTCAATACCAGTAGAAATAGGTAAAGCTAAGGGGTCAAAAAAGATTTCGTGGGCGGGGATACCATATTCTACAGCAGCACGATAGGCGCGTTGGGCGATCGCAAATTTCTGATCCGCCGTCCGCGCCATCCCATCTTCATCAATCGTACCAACAACGACACCCGCCCCATATTTCTTCGCTATTTCCAATACCTTATAAAAACGCGGTTCCCCATCTTCAAAGTTAGTGGAGTTTAGCAAACACTTACCGCCAGCAACCTTTAACCCCGCCTCCATCTTTTCCCATTCTGTGGAGTCAAGCATCAAAGGCAAAGTAACATTTGTCACCAAGCGCGAAACTAATTCGTGCATATCTCGCACACCATCACGCCCCACATAATCAACGTTAACGTCGAGGATGTGCGCCCCTTCTCTTACTTGTTCCCGCGCTAAAGATACTAACCCATCCCAATCTTCAGCATTAAGTAAATCTCTACACTTCTTAGAACCACTAGCATTTAATCTTTCCCCAACAATTAGAAAAGAATTATCCTGTTCATAAGGTTGGGCGCTGTAAATAGAAGCTGCTGCTGGAGTATATTGTAATGCTGGACGAGACTGTTCTGCTCCCCCATTACTCTTAATCTCCACCCCTCTAACAGGACGTTCTTTTGGCTTCAAACTCTTAGCAATTTCTGCTAATTGTTCAATATGCCCTGGGCGAGTACCACAGCAACCACCAATTACTTGTACACCCAAATCTTCCACAAAGTGCATCAGCGCCATGCGTAATTCCATCGGTGTTAACCGATAATGCGCTTGTCCGCCCACATTTTCTGGTAAACCAGCATTCGGAATACAGGAAACTACAAAAGGTGAATTTGCAGTTAGATATTTAATGTGTTCCGCCATCCGGTCTGGGCCAGTGGCACAATTTAAACCTAAAATATCAATTTGATAAGGCTCTAAAATTGAGACAACCGCACTAATATCAGAACCGACTAACATTGTGCCAGTAGCTTCCATCGTTACCGACACCATGATGGGGATGCGCTGCCCTTTTTTGGCAAAGACTTCCTCTAAACCGTTTAATGCTGCTTTAATTTGCAGCACATCCTGACAAGTTTCCACAAGAAATAAATCAACACCGCCGTCATACAGCGCGTCCGCTTGTTCAGCAAAAGTAGCTGTCATCGTATCAAAATCAATATGCCCCAAAGTTGGTAACTTGGTAGTTGGGCCAATTGAACCTGCAACGAATCGGGGTTTTTCTGGAGTGGAAAACTCAGCCGCTACCCGTTTTGCTAATTCTGCGGCTACTTTATTTAAGTAGTAAGTTTGGTCTTGGAGATTATATTCAGCTAATACTATCGAAGTAGCGCCAAAGGTATCAGTTTCAATCACATCTGCACCAACCGCCAAGAAGTCGCGATGCACTTTAGCTACTGCTTCTGGGTTGGTGTGTACTAAATATTCATTACATCCCTCATATTCTGCCCCCCCAAAATCTGCGGCGGTGAGGTTTTGCGTTTGCAAGTTGGTTCCCATTGCGCCATCAAAGACGATAACAGGGTGTTCTGGACTGTGGAGGCGTTGGAGGAAGGGGCTATTCATCAGAAAAAATGGGTTTGAAACCCCGTCCTTTAGCGAAGCGAAGGACGGCTTTACTTAAATTAACAAGATATAACCAAACCGCTAGAACGACGAATTAATCTAATCTTGTTAACAGCTATCTGCCCTAATCGTTTCCAATTAGCATCGCTGACAGATATTTGTTTGTCAGTGTCACCGCTGACGTAACCGATTCCTTTGGGTGAATCAACTAGATCGCCCTTGCGGAATCCGTGTTTAGTTGTTGAACCGCCATATTTGCGTCTAATACCACCCAACGCAGGGATCATTAAATGTAATTGACGACGTGAATAGGGTGGTCTGCGAACTATGAAAAATGGTGCAGTGGTAATAGTGACAGCACCAAGCCATTTAGCCCCGCGTTCAGCAACAGTGCAGTATTTTCTGTACTCAACAAAGTGAGAAGCAGCAATAGCAACACCATCTACAGCATGGGTATTGAACTCAGCTTTTGATTTCTCTTTAGTTTTAGTTAAACCAAGTTGATTTCTCAGAGCAGCCGTTTCGTAGCCATAAATAGTGGCAACAGGAGCTAATTGACTTAATTGGTCAAGCATCCACTTTTGTCCTACTATTACAGCCGAAAACCCAATACCTGATTTAGCTCTCTTTCTTTTGCTAGTTAAGTCAACATCAGCCTTGACATACTCGTACCTAATCTCGGTAATTGGGTACAATTTGCACAGTTCAGCAACAGTACGCAATTCTAGTTGACGATTTGCTCTGATTGATGGTGCAAGCTTACTTTGCCTACGATTAGAAAATCGTTTTTGACGATGGGCGCGTTTTGAGAACATAATCTTGCGATTGATTCTCCTGCCACGTCTTCCCCTACGCATTAATCGTCTCGCATCCATTCGGTTGCGTACCGCTTGGAACGGTAAGATTAAATGCGCTGTATAAAGGGTGAATTTAGCCGATTGAACACCTACCCCTGAATACTTTTTTCCAGGATCGATACCAATAACAACATCTTGTGTGTCTCGACCTGATGGCTCTACTGTTAGCCGAACATAGAATTGACCACAATCAGACCAGTGTTTCACCGCTTTGCCTGATTCAATCCATTTCCTTGCTCTTGCCGAAGTAGTTGGCATTAATGGTTGGTTGTCCTGATCTACTACTGGTATTCGCATTTGGTATAACCCAACAAATTGTGTAAGTCCCTTCGCTCAACTTGATCAAGATGTCTTGGCTTTACCCAACACCTGCTCCAATCAGGTTTAGAGATAGTCCAGTCTAGGGAAGTAACTGGAAGTCTGTACCAAATCAAGTCTCTATGAGCTATTCACTGCTTACGTTGACTAAATTGGTTTAATCAATCCCCGTCGCAGAGAGCACGGGGTTAGTGAAAGGGGAAGGTAGGATAGAGACAGATTGAATATACAGATAAGTAGGTTGGTGGAAATAAACTTAACACGAAGGCTGGTTATAGGTCATTGGTCATTGGTCATTGGTCATGGAAAACCGGATTACCATCTAGTTATTAAATTTTGATCTTTATTTATTTTATTGTGCAAAATTATTGCTTTGGGGAGTAGGAGAAATTATGAATTGGCAAACAATGACAGCATCCACTCCGCCACAAGAGCAGGTGACACCAACCCGTATATTTGTTTTAGAAGGTCTTAGTTGGTAAACTTTTAAGGCTTTAATGGCAGATGTGGGAGAAAATCGTGGTTGGAGATTTGCTTTTGATAGAGGAATATTAGAAATCAGAAGACCCATTGCAGAATATGAATTGTTTAAAGGAATGCTCGATAGCTTTATCGGTGCAATAGCCGATGAGATAGAAATTGAGGTGATGAGCGTTGGTGCTTTAACTCTGGAAAGAGAAGATTTGAGCCGTGCTATTGAGCCTGATAGTTGCTTTTATATTCAAAATGAAGCTTTAGTTAGAGGTAAGAGTATATCTTTACCACAAGACCCACCGCCTGATTTAGCGATCAAGTCAGATTATACCAATTCTTCTGTCAAGAAGTTTGATATTTATGCTGCGTTGGGAGTTCCTGAACTGTGGCGATATAGTGAGCAGACTTTGCAAGTATATCAACTGGTGGAGGGGAAGTATCAGGAGTGCGATGCTCCTTCGGAGCCGCTTCGCGATCGCTCTCTAGCTTTTCCAATCTTAGCACTAGCAGAGATTCCAGGTTTGATTGAGCAAAGTCAGACAGTAGGACAAAGAACGGCTGTGCGCTTATTGAAACAACGTATTCGGGAAATATTAGCAAATTCTACAGCAGGTTGAGGAACATTAGTTGCGATCGCTCCTTCTGCTTGAGTCAGCTTACCATATTTGTGGTGGTCTATTTATAAGCAGGAGTGTTATACAGTGAAAACAAGCATGATTTACAAAGCCTTTATTTCATCACTACCTTTATTAGCATTATTTGCGCCAAATCAAGTCCACGCTCAACTAATCCCGCAACCTTGGGTATCTGTAGGTGTACAAGATAGCGATGTCACCTATGCTGTCGGAGCAAAGTTTATCGGTTTAGGTGTTGAGTTAGGAACTGGACGCGACGGTGCGACGGGAGTAGATGTACTCAAATTTATTAATCTGCCAGTTGTTGCACCTTATGTAGGAGTGGGACTGTATTCCGGTGAGGAAAGTATTGCTTACTCTGGTGGTGTCCAAGTCGGAAGCGGTGCAGAAAATATCTTCTTTGGTGTTGGTTACAACTCTGTTAGAGGTATTAACGGGCAAGTTGGATTGAAATTTTAGAGTTATATACTCACAAACCCTTTTTTGCTGCTAATTAGCAGATTAAGTATGGGAACGCTGAGATATGGGGAGCAAGTTCGATGATTTATTGAGTTCTCCCCATGCTCATTTTTAATAGACCTATTGCATAAGTCGATAAATTTTGTATTTCATCTGCGCTCATATTGCAGGAAGCGAAGTTCGCGCTATATCTGCGGTTAAATAAAATTCTGAAACCAAAAAAATGATTTTTGCAAGAAGTCTAATATACATAATCTGGTAGTTAGCGGTATTCAAGTTATTAAAATTCAACTTTCCTATCAATGGTTACAACCTCAGCTTTTCCTCTCTACAGAGCTATTGATCGCCACCCGCTAACAGTTACTGGTGATACGCCAGCACTACAGGTAGTAATGCTGATGAGCCAAGGACGCGCTAGTTGCGTTTTAGTTGTTGAACAGCAGCAGTTAATCGGCATTTTCACCGAAAGGGATGTAGTGAGAGTAACGGCAGCAGGAATAACTTTAGAAGAAGCTGCGATCGCATCTGTAATGACAACTAACATTATTACTATGCCAGAATCTCAGGCACAAGATATCCTGGCTGTACTTTCTTTGCTACGTCAATATCACATTCGTCATATACCCCTTGTAGATGAAAAGCAGCACTTAGTCGGAATTCTTTCTCACGAAAGTATGCGTGAAGTTCTACAACCAGCAGATTTGCTAAAGTTGAGAACTGTATCGGAGGTAATGTCTAAACAAGTTATTCAAGCTTCTTTGACAACATCGGTAAGGCATTTAACGCAACTTATGTCTAGCAATCATGTCAGTTGCGTTGTGATTGTTGATTCTATAGACACAGATAATTATCGTCCTATTGGCATTGTTACAGAACGCGATATTGTCCAACTACGGGCATTAGGAGTCGATTTAACGCAAACTCTAGCAGAAACTGTGATGAGTTCCCCGTTATTACCAATTCACCCCCAAAACTCTCTATGGGCAGCCCATGAAAAAATGCGACAACATCGTATCCGACGCTTAGTTGTAGTTGACGATATGGGAGCATTGATTGGAATTGTTACGCAGACTACTATGCTGCAAGTTCTTGATCCGATGGAAACTTATGCAGCACTAGAAGCATTACAAAAAGTGGTAGAAGTGCGTACAACAGATCTTCAAAAAGCTAACGAACAATTACATCATGAAATTATTGAACGTCAACAAATAGAAACTGCACTACGGGTATCTCAAGCCCGTTTATCGGGAATTTTAGATAGTGCGGACGAAGCGATTATTTGTGTAGATGAAAAAGGTTTGATTCAGATTTTTAACCAAGGCGCAGAGCAAATCTTTGGATATACTTATGAAGAAATTTTAAATAATACTTTAGATTTTTTGCTATCTGAAATTTTAATAGGAGCATCTTGTCAGTATAATGTACCAAATGCTGCTTTACAATCTGCTAGGAAAATAGGCGAACATCGCGAAATTTTTGGTCGGCGGCGAGATGGTACTGAGTTTCCGGCTGAAGCGTCTATTTCTGAATCATTAGCAGGAGATGAAATAATTTTTACAGTTATTCTTCGCGATATTACTGAAAGAAAAATTGCTGAACAAGCATTAACAAATCAAATAGCTAAAGAAAGACTGATGGGAACAATTGCTCAACGTATCCGCCAGTCATTAAATTTAGAAACAATTCTTAAAACCACTGTAGCAGAAGTGCGGCAATTTCTTCAGGCTGATCGAGTAATTATTTATCGTTTTGAAGGAGAATGTGACGGAGTTGTAGTTGTAGAATCTATAGCTACTGGCTGTGTCTCTTTGTTAGAAAATAATACGCTGGATTACTTCTGTGTCAAGAGCTATTTTCCTTTGTATAAACAAGACCGCATCCAAATAATAAGTGATATTAATAATTATGATTTAACAGAAAATGAAGTAGAAATTTTTACAAAACTTGAAATAAAATCAGATTTAATTGTACCTATTTGGCGAGGAGAAGATTTATGGGGTTTACTGGCGGTACATCAATGTTCTAGCTATCGCCAGTGGCAGCAGTTAGAGATAGATTTAATCCAACAATTAGCTACCCAAGTTGGAATCGCAATTCAACAAGCGCAACTTTATGAACAATTACAGACAGCTAATCAAGAATTACAACGTTTAGCTAATACAGACGGTTTAACCAAAGTAGCTAATCGTCGCTGTTTTGATGAAACTCTGCAATCCGAATGGCGGCGTTTGGCACGGGAACAATTACCTTTGTCTCTAATTATTTGCGATGTAGATTTTTTTAAAATTTACAATGATACTTATGGGCATCAAGCAGGTGATGAATGTTTGCAAAGGGTAGCTAGGGCTATTCGTCTTACTGTTAAGCGCCCAGCAGATTTACTAGCGCGTTATGGAGGAGAAGAATTTGTGATTATTTTGCCTAATACAGACTCGGTAGGTGCTAAACAATTAGCCGATGAAATTCATTTTCGAGTAAAATTATTGCAAATCCCCCATGAAAAATCTCCCCTTGGTAACTTAGTTACACTCAGTTTAGGGGTATCGAGCATAATTCCAGACTTTAGTTATTCCCCTGAAATGTTGCTGGCTGCTGCTGATAAAGCATTATATCAAGCAAAATCGGAAGGGCGCGATCGCATTATTTTTAAATTAGTTTCTGAATTAAGCTGATATTAAAGGAGAATATTAAAAATGGCGATCGCTCAAACACTCGAAACAATATTTAATTCAGATACAAGTATCTATAATTGGGATAACTTAGACCAAGATTTGCAAAAACGAATAACTCAAGCCTTGCTTCCTGGTCAAACACCTAGCTACATACTATATCCCCAAAGCGAAAATGAACTAGCACAGGCAATGGCTTACGCCTATCGTAACAACCAAAGCGTTGTTGCTTGTGGCAATGGTAGCAAACTCGGTTGGGGTAAAAGTGCAAAGACTCAGCTTGTAATTAGTACCGCACGCCTTAACCATTTAATTGAACACGCAGTTGGCGATTTAACTGTCACTGTAGAAGCTGGGATGAAATTTGCTGAAGTGCAAAATATCTTAGCTGCTGCTAATCAATTTATTGCCCTCGATCCAGCTTATCCTGAAGATGCAACCATTGGCGGCATCATTGCTACTGCTGATGCTGGTTCCTGGCGACAACGTTACGGCGGTGTCAGAGATATGATATTAGGGCTTACTTTTATACGCGCAGATGGTGAAATTGCTAAAGCTGGTGGACGAGTCGTTAAAAATGTTGCTGGTTACGACTTAATGAAGTTGTTCACAGGTTCCTATGGAACACTAGGAATTATTTCTCAAGTTACCCTGCGGGTTTATCCGTTACCGAAAGCTTCTGCAACAGTCGTATTAACTGGGGATAAGGAAAGAATTGCAACTGCTAGTAAAACTTTGTTAGCTTCCGCGCTTACCCCCACTGCTATAGATTTAGTTTCCCCCCAGCTAGTAACTCAATTAGGTATCGGCGACGGGATGGGTTTAATAGTTCGCTTCCAAAGCGTAGCAGAGAGTATTAAACAACAATCAGCCAGACTTATAGAAGTTGGAGAACATCTGGGTTTACATTGTTGCACTTATTCAGATGATGAGGAAGCTAATTTATGGAAAAAACTACAGCAAAACCTGTGGCTACCTACACAGTCATCAGCAATAATATGCAAAATAGGAGTAAAGCCCTCTGAAGCGGTAGCACTTCTAGGTGATGAGATTGTATCTCAAGCAGCAATGGGTGTAATTCATGCTAGTAGTGGTTTAGGTATATTGCGGTTTAATAAACCAGAAATCATTAGTAAATTGCGTAGTCTTTGTGAAAGTAAAGGCGGCTTTTTGAGTATCTTGGAAGCGCCAGCTACAGTTAAAGAGAATTTGGATGTTTGGGGTTATAGAGGAAACGCGCTTGATTTAATGGTTAGAATTAAACAACAGTTTGATACCAAAAATCTGCTTAATCCTGGTCGTTTTGTTGGTGAAATTTGAGAGGATTTATGACATTATATCTCTTGCTCTCAACCACATTTTTTTAATTGCAGATGTAAGCAGATATAGGCGGAACCTTCCCGTAGGGTACGCAGATTACGCAGATGTTAATAAAAATTTGATGGTTGTTCTAAGCTTCATGTCCGTTGTTATAAAACTTATTAGGAAATTTTTAGTTTATGTCAGCATTATCTCCAATGCCTAATTCTGAATCTCAAAAATTAGACCCTTTACCAACTTTTGATGTTAACCATCCTCCTGACCCTAAACTGATAGATAGTTGCGTTCACTGTGGTTTCTGTCTTTCTACTTGTCCTAGTTATCGCGTACTAGGTAAAGAAACGGATTCGCCTAGAGGTCGGATTTATTTGATGGATGCTGTTAATGAGGGTACAATTCCTCTGTCGCCAACGACTGTACAGCATTTTGATACTTGTTTAGGTTGTCTTGCTTGCGTAACTACTTGCCCGTCTGGAGTGCAGTACGATAAGTTGATTTCTGCTACCCGTCCACAAATTGAACGTAATCATACTCGTACACCAATAGAAAGATTATATAGACAACTAATTTTTTCTTTATTTCCTTATCCAGAACGCCTACGCCTTTTGTTAGCGCCTTTGTTTTTATATCAAAAATCAGGGTTACAGAAACTTGTGCGTAATACTGGTTTGCTGAAGCGAGTTTCTCCACATTTGGCAGCAATGGAATCAAATCTGCCAGAACTTTCTTTGGATGCTTTTCACGAACCTTTACCGGAGATTATACCAGCACAAGGAAAAAAACGCGATCGCGTTGGGGTAATTTTAGGTTGTGTGCAAAGGCTATTCTTTCCTACAGTTAATGAAGCAACTGTACGGGTATTAACAGCTAATGGTTTTGAGGTAGTTATTCCAAAAACGCAAGGCTGCTGTGCTGCTTTACCTCATCATCAAGGACAAGAGGAACAAGCAAAAGAACTTGCTCGTAAAATGATTGATAGTTTTGAAGGTACTGGTGTTAACGCGATTATTATTAATGCTGCTGGTTGTGGTCACACTTTGAAAGAATACGGTCATCTTTTAGCAGATGATCCAGATTATTGTGAAAAAGCAGCTAAGTTTGCGAGTAAGGTTAAAGATGCTCAAGAGTTTTTATCTGAAGTTCGTTTAACTACAAATCTCTCACCTTTGACTGATGATAAATTGACTATAGTTTATCAAGATGCTTGTCATTTATTACACGGACAAAAAATTAGTGTGCAACCTCGTCAATTGTTGCGACAAATTCCAGGTGTGCAACTCAGAGAACCTATAGACGCTGCTTTATGTTGTGGTAGTGCTGGAGTTTACAATATGCTGCAACCAGAAATTGCTGATGAGTTAGGTCAGCAAAAAGTTACTAATTTATTGAATACTGGTGCTGATTTAATTGCTTCTGCTAATCCTGGTTGTACATTGCAAATTACTAAGCATTTGGAAGAGCAAGGTAAGAAAATTGCGATCGCACATCCAATGGTGTTGTTAGATTATTCAATCAGAGGGGTTAAATTAGATAAGTAGCCAAGCTAATTAAATGTCAAAAACTTCCCCTCCCCGAAATTCGGAGAGGGGAAGTTTTTGATTTTATCTTTTTTGATGTAGAGCTACTTAGCAAAGGATAATACGCTTAGGGCAACTATCAAATCAAGGCATTTCATCTCTGTATGCAGCGTCATATTTGGATAAGCCACATTTTTAAACTGAGCTGGTTTTTTGTTTTTTGGCATAAAAGTGAGAAACTATCTGTAAAATTAGAATAGTTAAACTAGGAATTCCATAAAAAATAGTATTCCCAAGACTAAAATAAATCCCAAAAACTTGAAAATCTTCACCTTGTAAGCTGGTATGGAAAGCCAATAGAAACATTACTGGATAAACCAAATAATGCAGGATTTTCCAGAATTTACCTAACTTTTTCACCGAAAATCTATTTGAAGTTATAGCCAAAGGTAAACACAAAAATAAAGCTAATAAACCTAGAGGTTGATAAAGGGGGATATTCTGGGGAGACCCGTGAAGAACGGTATAAAAGACTTTAGACCACAAAAAGTGAGTGAAACCAAGCATAAACATCAAAATTCCAAGCTGACGACGATTAGCCATCAAAACTTGCTGCACTCTGGACAAAAATCCTTTGACTCTGAATCTTTGCAAAATTCCAGCTATAGCAATTAACCAAAAAACATAAATACTTAAATTGCCCATCAAAGCCCCGGCAGCAGACCAGTTATTCCGCATGAAAAACAGGCTAACAACCAATAAAAACAAACAAAAATAGATACTTATCTTTAAACCAATTTTGGTTTGTCTAGTAATATTTGACATGGGATAAACCTCAAATTGTGCTCAAATAAATAGAAAACAATCAAGAATTAGGCTGCGGCGTTGCCAAATCGGAAACTAGACGAAACAACACTGCCAAAGAGGTTTTCATCATGATAAACACAAACGCCTGGCTCGTTTTGGGCTGCGCCAACAGCGACCATCAACGGTAATAAATGGTCTTCCTGTGGGTGAGCTAATCGTGCAGCAGGTGCTTTAGCCCAATGAATCAGTTGCTCAACTCGCTGTGTTGGCTCAGATTGCACCAACGTCTGCTGAAGCCAATCATCAAATTGCCGTGATACTGAAGCAGCATTTGGCCCAAAATTACTGAGATTGTGATAGCTCAATCCGCTACCAATAATTAGTACACCTTCCTTTCGCAACGGAGCCAATGCTCGTCCTACTTCCAAATGAAGTTTCGGGTCATAGCCTTGCTTGAGCGAAAGCTGAACCACAGGAATCTGTGCTTGCGGATACATCGGGTACATCACCGTAAAAGTACCGTGATCAAAGCCACGATTCGGGTCAAGATGGACTGAATGTCCAGCACCCTGAATCAGCAATTGGACGCGCATTGCCAATTCAGGTTCACCTGGCGCACTATACTTCACTTCGTATGTATGCGCGGGAAATCCTGAATAATCGTAAATCATTGGAGGATTTGGACTCGCCGAAACAGTGAAGTCTTCTTCTTCCCAATGCCCCGAAATCATTAACACTGCCTTGGGTGTCGCTCCTAATTGGCGAGGTATATCCTGTAACGAAGTTTCGAGCTGATGGAACATTTGACCAAATTGGTCTTTCATGAAGGGCCAGGGGCCGCCACCGTGAGAAACAAAGTAGGTGGGAAATTCAGGCATGAGCATATCGAAATTTTTGATGGTATTGGCTACGAGGTCTATATAACTCAATATATTCGTATACCATTAGTTCATCAAGAGCTAAAATATTGATACATCATTTCCTATTAGTTGATGTTTCTGGGGCAAAATGGATACATTAGTGAGTATGCGGGTGTTTCGCACAGTTGTAGAACTCAAAAGCTTTGTTGCTGCCGCCACTCGCATGGAAATGTCTCCGGCAATGGCTAGCAAACACGTTATGCACCTAGAGCAGCACTTGGGTGGTCGCTTGCTAAATCGCACCAGCCGACATTTAAGTTTGACTGAAATCGGTCAAGTCTATTTTGAACAATGTTGCGAGATGTTGGATAGCTTGGATGAAGTAGAAGCAACGGTCAGCCGAGCAACAATTGTACCTAGTGGGTTGCTAAAAATTAGTGCTCCAGTCTGGTTTGCTAATCGCACATTTACGAAGATACTGGCTAATTATCAGGCACAGTTTGCCGCAGTCTCTTTAGACATTGACTTAAGTGGGCGAATGGTTAACGTAGTAGAGGAAGGGTTTGATGTGGTATTGAGGGTGACTCAATCTCCTCCTAGTAACCTGATTGCACATCCAATTGCATCTATTCCATTTTACTTAGTAGGCTCTCCTTCATACTTTCGCAAAGCTGGATACCCTTTAAAACCAAAGGATTTATCGCAGCACGCTATGATTACTTATTCGTATTTGTCACATAAAGAGGGTGAACTGCCCTTTGAAGGACTAACGGGGAAAGAAAGCGTTAAGATTGGGTCGTCGGTGCTGCGGACTAATAATGAAAATCTGATGCACAAC of the Oculatellaceae cyanobacterium genome contains:
- the metH gene encoding methionine synthase, which codes for MNSPFLQRLHSPEHPVIVFDGAMGTNLQTQNLTAADFGGAEYEGCNEYLVHTNPEAVAKVHRDFLAVGADVIETDTFGATSIVLAEYNLQDQTYYLNKVAAELAKRVAAEFSTPEKPRFVAGSIGPTTKLPTLGHIDFDTMTATFAEQADALYDGGVDLFLVETCQDVLQIKAALNGLEEVFAKKGQRIPIMVSVTMEATGTMLVGSDISAVVSILEPYQIDILGLNCATGPDRMAEHIKYLTANSPFVVSCIPNAGLPENVGGQAHYRLTPMELRMALMHFVEDLGVQVIGGCCGTRPGHIEQLAEIAKSLKPKERPVRGVEIKSNGGAEQSRPALQYTPAAASIYSAQPYEQDNSFLIVGERLNASGSKKCRDLLNAEDWDGLVSLAREQVREGAHILDVNVDYVGRDGVRDMHELVSRLVTNVTLPLMLDSTEWEKMEAGLKVAGGKCLLNSTNFEDGEPRFYKVLEIAKKYGAGVVVGTIDEDGMARTADQKFAIAQRAYRAAVEYGIPAHEIFFDPLALPISTGIEEDRANGKATIEAIRRIRQDLPGCHVILGVSNVSFGLNPAARQVLNSMFLHLAMEAGMDAAIVSASKILPLAKIEPEHQEVCRKLIFDERKFDGDICVYDPLGQLTELFQGKTTKRDRTGDVNLPVEERLTRHIIDGERIGLEEQLAKALEKYPPLEIINTFLLNGMKVVGELFGSGQMQLPFVLQSAETMKAAVAYLEPFMEKQDAGNNAKGTVIIATVKGDVHDIGKNLVDIILSNNGYRVINLGIKQPVDNILDAYEKHKADCIAMSGLLVKSTAFMKDNLEVFNERGITVPVILGGAALTPKFVNEDCQNTYKGKVVYGKDAFSDLHFMDKLMPAKAAEKWDDIQGFLDEVDETSQASTNGHKPEAVEKADSKPAEPAVIDTRRSEAVAVDIERPTPPFWGTKIFTPEDISLEEIFTYLDLQALIAGQWQFRKPKEQSREEYDQFLADKVYPILEQWKQRIIAENLLHPQVVYGYFPCNAEGNSLHVYNPEKITGQEASNLEKLAQFDFPRQKSLRRLCIADFFAPVESGKVDVFPMQAVTVGDIATEFGQKLFANNQYTDYLYFHGLAVQTAEALAEWTHARIRQELGFDSEEPDNIRDMLAQRYRGSRYSFGYPACPNMQDQYKQLDLLGANRINLHMDESEQLYPEQSTTAIITYHPVAKYFSA
- a CDS encoding RRXRR domain-containing protein; translation: MRIPVVDQDNQPLMPTTSARARKWIESGKAVKHWSDCGQFYVRLTVEPSGRDTQDVVIGIDPGKKYSGVGVQSAKFTLYTAHLILPFQAVRNRMDARRLMRRGRRGRRINRKIMFSKRAHRQKRFSNRRQSKLAPSIRANRQLELRTVAELCKLYPITEIRYEYVKADVDLTSKRKRAKSGIGFSAVIVGQKWMLDQLSQLAPVATIYGYETAALRNQLGLTKTKEKSKAEFNTHAVDGVAIAASHFVEYRKYCTVAERGAKWLGAVTITTAPFFIVRRPPYSRRQLHLMIPALGGIRRKYGGSTTKHGFRKGDLVDSPKGIGYVSGDTDKQISVSDANWKRLGQIAVNKIRLIRRSSGLVISC
- a CDS encoding Uma2 family endonuclease; this encodes MADVGENRGWRFAFDRGILEIRRPIAEYELFKGMLDSFIGAIADEIEIEVMSVGALTLEREDLSRAIEPDSCFYIQNEALVRGKSISLPQDPPPDLAIKSDYTNSSVKKFDIYAALGVPELWRYSEQTLQVYQLVEGKYQECDAPSEPLRDRSLAFPILALAEIPGLIEQSQTVGQRTAVRLLKQRIREILANSTAG